The Mangrovimonas cancribranchiae nucleotide sequence ATCTGGAATAGGGTCGGGAGCTTGGTTTGAATTGCATGAAAGTAATGTAGAACAAGAATATCGCTTTAGAAGAGTTTCTCCTAATGGAATGGTAGATGTGGATGCGATTTTTATTCTGCAAGAAGAAGGTTTTCAGTATAGCACACCTTATACTTTTTTGTATTCTTCTAACTGTTTGTATTGTCATGTAAAGCAAAACAATACCATTTATCGCTTTGATAAAAAATCTTAATTAAGGGCGAAAGGCGCACTTAGCTTGAACGTAGGAATGACTACTTGAAATTTTTTAGTGGTGTTAAGGTTTGTCATATTGTAGTGTCCTCTCATAGCGCCAAAAGGAGAGGTTAAAAGGCAGCCGGAAGTGTATGTGTGAGCCTCACCAGGTTTTAATACAGGCTTTTTTCCAATAACACCTTCACCAGAAACAATGGTTTCATTATTTAAAGCATCTTTAATAATCCAATGTCTAGCAAATAACTGTACGGTATCTTTACTTTGGTTTTCA carries:
- the apaG gene encoding Co2+/Mg2+ efflux protein ApaG; this encodes MVQQVTKGIKISVETSFEGTFYKDYKIQFAYGYKVTIENQSKDTVQLFARHWIIKDALNNETIVSGEGVIGKKPVLKPGEAHTYTSGCLLTSPFGAMRGHYNMTNLNTTKKFQVVIPTFKLSAPFALN